The proteins below come from a single Oscillospiraceae bacterium genomic window:
- a CDS encoding ABC transporter ATP-binding protein — protein sequence MIEVEHLTKRYGGHTAVEDISFTVEDGCIYGLLGPNGAGKSTTMNIITGYISATDGTVRIDGHDIAEEPAEAKACIGYLPELPPLYPEMTTREYLLFVAELKGTRKKADRIAAVEHAAARAGLQGMEQRLIRNLSKGYRQRVGIAAALLGTPKVIILDEPTVGLDPAQMIEIRSLIRDLGKTHTVILSSHILSEVQSVCDRVLIIAHGRLVAQGTPEELAARLTAKGTITATAQGSREEILAAAGTVPGLTNLTVTEEKDGEVSFTAVSTEGTDLRGALSQALAGAGCPVLDLRAETMSLEDVFLQLTEAPETQQTPQQDHTKEGDEQ from the coding sequence TTGATTGAGGTAGAGCATCTGACAAAGCGCTACGGCGGCCACACCGCGGTGGAGGATATCAGCTTCACCGTCGAGGACGGCTGCATTTACGGGCTGCTGGGTCCCAACGGGGCAGGCAAGTCCACCACGATGAATATCATAACCGGCTATATTTCCGCCACAGACGGCACCGTACGGATCGACGGCCATGATATTGCAGAGGAACCCGCTGAGGCTAAGGCCTGCATCGGCTATCTGCCGGAGCTGCCGCCGCTCTATCCGGAGATGACCACGCGGGAGTATCTGCTTTTTGTGGCCGAGCTGAAGGGCACCCGCAAAAAGGCAGACCGCATTGCGGCGGTAGAGCATGCCGCTGCCCGCGCGGGTCTGCAGGGGATGGAGCAGCGGCTCATCCGCAACCTTTCCAAGGGCTACCGCCAGCGTGTCGGCATTGCCGCTGCGCTGCTGGGCACACCCAAGGTCATCATTCTGGACGAGCCGACCGTCGGCCTTGACCCCGCGCAGATGATCGAGATCCGCTCTCTGATCCGGGATCTGGGCAAAACCCACACGGTCATTTTATCCAGCCATATTTTGAGCGAGGTGCAGTCCGTTTGTGATCGGGTGCTGATCATTGCCCACGGCAGGCTGGTAGCGCAGGGTACACCGGAGGAGCTGGCCGCCAGACTGACCGCGAAGGGAACCATCACCGCTACGGCTCAAGGCAGCCGGGAGGAGATCCTTGCGGCGGCGGGTACCGTGCCGGGCCTGACGAACTTGACCGTGACTGAGGAAAAGGACGGCGAGGTCAGCTTTACTGCCGTCAGCACCGAGGGCACCGACCTGCGCGGTGCGCTTTCACAGGCGTTGGCCGGGGCAGGCTGCCCGGTGCTGGACCTGCGCGCCGAGACGATGAGTCTGGAGGATGTATTCCTGCAGCTGACCGAGGCCCCGGAGACACAGCAGACCCCGCAGCAGGACCATACAAAGGAGGGTGACGAGCAATGA
- a CDS encoding DUF975 family protein: MWTRELLKSNAKQALQGRYWRSFWVCLVLSFVGLGGASASSGSAARQTVDTAGGDTASIYEMFSNIPDNMLAALAVGAFIGAIISICWVLFVLYPLKVGRCRYFMESRQSLTPASTVVSTFRQPYGNPIIVQLLTNLKVFLGFLLLIVPGIYWDYCYTLVPYLLAENPYMSATRAMELSKEMMEGEKWNYFVLQLSFFGWLLLCAFTFGIGGFFLEPYMQATYAEFYAAMRSKALAAGMTTTDELGGFVRHDTF; the protein is encoded by the coding sequence ATGTGGACACGCGAACTTTTAAAATCCAACGCCAAGCAGGCACTGCAGGGACGGTACTGGCGCAGCTTTTGGGTCTGCCTTGTGCTGAGCTTTGTCGGGCTGGGCGGGGCCAGTGCCAGCAGCGGCAGCGCGGCGCGGCAGACCGTGGATACCGCCGGTGGGGACACAGCCTCGATTTATGAGATGTTCAGCAACATCCCGGACAATATGCTTGCGGCACTCGCAGTCGGTGCGTTTATTGGTGCTATTATCAGCATCTGTTGGGTGCTGTTCGTCTTGTATCCGCTCAAGGTCGGCCGCTGCCGCTATTTTATGGAGAGCCGCCAATCCCTGACCCCGGCCTCCACCGTTGTCAGCACCTTCCGCCAGCCCTACGGCAACCCCATCATCGTGCAGCTGCTCACCAACTTAAAGGTTTTTCTGGGCTTCCTTCTGCTCATTGTGCCGGGAATTTATTGGGACTACTGCTACACGCTCGTACCTTATCTGCTGGCCGAAAATCCCTACATGTCCGCTACCCGCGCCATGGAGCTGAGCAAGGAAATGATGGAAGGCGAAAAGTGGAATTACTTCGTCCTGCAGCTGTCCTTCTTTGGCTGGCTGCTGCTCTGCGCGTTCACCTTCGGCATCGGCGGCTTCTTTCTGGAGCCGTACATGCAGGCCACCTATGCGGAGTTTTATGCCGCTATGCGCAGCAAGGCGCTGGCTGCAGGCATGACCACCACCGATGAGCTGGGCGGCTTTGTGCGCCACGATACCTTTTGA